CAATGTTCAGAGTTAAGAAACACATTTAATGAATGAacagaaataaacagaagtaATTGTAGACATTTGTGCTATGCCAGAGATGTAAAATTTATTAGGATAATCATGAAGAACTTCCTTAATTTCCAGAAAGACAGCACCCAAGACTGGAAACAGAATTCCCAAAGCACCACAGAAAGAGACACTTTAATATGAAGGAATCGAACAGCTTCGGGAAGCTGTAGGCATCCACCAATTCAGACTGCAGTTGGTTATGGCTGAATGGTCATTGAAAGTTTCTTGGTCTCATTTTATTTGCAAGGGGTGATTGTGATAGCAACATCCTTGTTCCAATTTCTAAAACAGAGCACATTAGTTGTAGGTACTGAGATACGTGAACGCTAAAGCTTCTGTGCTGACTCAACCTCAGGCACTGAGCAAAGTAGCCATCCATCAgcagcttcttgggaggcagGGCTCACAGCAGGGCTGAGTGAAGGTGGTGAGGTTGAGGGTCTCCAGGCCTGGAGTTGGCTGGCAAGAGTTGAGCAGGAAGCAGGTGGGCACGCAGGGCTGAGGAATGTAGCAGGGTGGGGGACAGTTGTCACAGCAGGTGGGCTCCAGTAACCAAACCGTGTGTGGGCAGGTGCTGGGCAGGCAGACTCCGCAGCGGCAGGATTTGTCGAAGGTGCAGATGGTGGTGGCGGGCCCGGTGGGGACACTGCAGCTGCGAGAGGCACAGCAATCCATGGCAATCGGTGTCTGGTTAGCTTTCAGTTTCTTAGACAGATGAGGTTGGTGAGGTACAAATGTCTCCTCTCTTGTTAGGGCTCTTATATACCCTCCCAAGTGGGCATTGGTCCAGCTGGAAGGCTTCCTGTTTTGTTTATGGCACCCTTTTTCACTGAGATTCTCTAATCTGTTTGGCATTTACATGTCCATTAAGAGTTCCCGCTCTTGTTAAGTTAATCATATTTTTGAGTCATTGACTTGTCATTTTTGTCACAAGGTCATCACATTTTGTCTTCACAGGGTTCTGGCATGCCAAACCTTACATGACTTTTATGGGTAATCAATCCAAGTGACAATTCAGCTGTAATTTTGGAGGCCAAACTCTTCTTGTTTTCCCTCCTAATTTAAAATACTGTGGATCACATAATGTGATTTCTAATGACTAATTTCAGAATGAGTAACTCAAGTGATGAATTGGACCATTTTCAACTCAATAAAGTCAACAAGAATATGGCTATTTACAGATGAATGTTTCATGTGGCTACATGCATCTCAGACATGTTTGCATTATTTAGTGATATTATAATTCAGGTTCTATTGAGCAAGCAAAGTGGCAGAGTGGTACAGGATGAAAttcctttctgttatttttaataaatccgTAGTGAATTTCTCAAGGTTGTATTATTCTatggattgtttttttctaaaagagtCTCTATTCCCAAAGTTACACCAATCTTGTGGTGAATCAAAGTATAAATtcattggaaggaaggaaggatccaCACAGTGGCCATTCTTTGTTGAATGTACCATTAAAAGAAAACCACCTCAGCCTTGATTCATTTTCATGTGAATGGTGTATGCActttaaaataagatgaaataggAATGAAAAGGAGAAACCTTAAGAGTCACAGAACAACAGTGGATTTTGGCAGGAAATCTGACCCAATGCAATTTAGAACTATGGCATtcataaaaatcactttttcaCTGACTTACTCCCTactttgcttgtttatttgttttcatatcttggatCTTGAACTAGATTGAAATTCCTTTGAGGTATGCCTTAAACAACATCCTTATTTCAGTCAGCCAGAAATTGAACCAGATAATCTCAAATGTGTAATACTCTAGATTCCAACATCTTCCTACACCTGTCCATGATCAGCACAAATCCTTTCAGATAATACTGTATAATTTAAATTACATACTTGTTGTGgcaatttgttgaataaacagaAAGCAAAGATTCTTGGTAGATTGTTTCTGATGGCACATTACCAAAAACTAGTAAGAtctatttaaaagagaagaaagctgaCTAAAATCATTGGAAAATATCAAATGTCATTCATAGGTAAGCCTTATACGTTATATGTTAAAACAactagtttatctttttttctttttaacaacaaaaataagtgaCACATGTATGCCAtcgaata
The Papio anubis isolate 15944 chromosome 17, Panubis1.0, whole genome shotgun sequence genome window above contains:
- the LOC101010199 gene encoding keratin-associated protein 3-2, with the translated sequence MPNRLENLSEKGCHKQNRKPSSWTNAHLGGYIRALTREETFVPHQPHLSKKLKANQTPIAMDCCASRSCSVPTGPATTICTFDKSCRCGVCLPSTCPHTVWLLEPTCCDNCPPPCYIPQPCVPTCFLLNSCQPTPGLETLNLTTFTQPCCEPCLPRSC